A genomic segment from Bosea sp. OAE506 encodes:
- a CDS encoding TlpA disulfide reductase family protein, whose translation MTSRSKWFAAGGALLLVALAGGAAFYSVAGDAGNSASCRAARPAAAAMAPLARGEVAAVQVHAAPLPTPDLAFTGPDGAPTTLSAFRGKTVLVNLWATWCPPCLKEMPSLNALQSALGGPDFAVVTINIDTRNLEKPKAWLAERQIEALTYYADPKAKVFQELRAARKVEGMPVSLIVDREGCELAILQGPADWASADAKALIGAALRR comes from the coding sequence ATGACGTCACGATCGAAATGGTTCGCCGCAGGCGGTGCGCTTCTGCTCGTCGCGCTCGCCGGCGGTGCGGCCTTCTACTCCGTCGCGGGCGATGCCGGCAATTCCGCATCTTGCAGGGCCGCCCGGCCCGCCGCGGCCGCCATGGCGCCGCTGGCGCGCGGCGAGGTCGCGGCCGTGCAGGTCCATGCCGCGCCGCTGCCGACGCCCGACCTCGCCTTCACCGGTCCCGACGGCGCGCCGACGACGCTTTCGGCCTTCCGCGGCAAGACGGTGCTCGTCAATCTCTGGGCGACCTGGTGCCCGCCCTGCCTGAAGGAGATGCCCTCGCTCAATGCGCTGCAGAGCGCGCTGGGCGGGCCCGATTTCGCGGTGGTGACGATCAATATCGACACGCGCAACCTGGAGAAGCCCAAGGCCTGGCTGGCCGAGCGGCAGATCGAGGCCCTGACCTATTACGCCGATCCGAAGGCGAAGGTGTTCCAGGAGTTGCGCGCCGCGCGCAAGGTCGAGGGCATGCCGGTGAGCCTGATCGTCGACCGCGAGGGCTGCGAGCTAGCGATCCTGCAGGGCCCCGCCGACTGGGCGAGTGCCGATGCGAAGGCCCTGATCGGGGCGGCCCTGCGGCGCTGA
- a CDS encoding carbamoyltransferase C-terminal domain-containing protein, producing MTYTIGLATTFHDPAIAIIGPDGGVHFAEATERYLQFKRAPNCEPDTAPRMEALLKRYVPADAQVAIATSWGAEFTGFLDQMSRAGSFSLEALLKLSPELNRSLVPERTERALIASLHQGQQRAGIGTLLGLDRAFGRANVTGLTRFGHHLSHAAYACWSSPFTDAACLVVDGMGETGASAIFALEGGRIREVKRHRGRESIGFYFGLVTDLAGFDQAKGEEWKIMGLAPYGRTDERLMALLRRLYTIEGHKLSFAKADVVQAVAAEILSLRPADALDSGWADLARCGQDVFAEMMEALLGETAALVPSPHLVLAGGCALNSSFNGKIAGRHGFADVFVPSAPADDGNAIGAAWLSHAQRNPDWRAPKGPLSPYLGSTVSTEPLERMQAWEPRLRRLAPDEVAPVTAKLLTEGKLVGWVQGRAEFGPRALGNRSIIADPRPADAKDILNAKVKYREAFRPFAPSILAEHAPDWFEHYQDAPYMERTLTWKEAVRARVPAVVHEDATGRLQSVTAERNPRYHALISAFHELTGVPVILNTSFNIMGKPILHTAEDAILMFYTSGLDALVIEDWLLVK from the coding sequence ATGACCTACACGATCGGCCTCGCCACCACCTTCCACGATCCCGCCATCGCGATCATCGGCCCCGATGGCGGCGTCCACTTCGCCGAGGCGACCGAGCGCTATCTCCAGTTCAAGCGCGCGCCGAATTGCGAGCCCGATACGGCGCCGCGGATGGAGGCGCTGCTGAAGCGCTACGTCCCTGCCGATGCGCAGGTCGCGATCGCGACCAGCTGGGGCGCGGAGTTCACTGGCTTCCTCGACCAGATGAGCCGCGCCGGCTCCTTCTCGCTGGAGGCCTTGCTCAAGCTCTCGCCGGAGCTGAACCGCTCTCTGGTGCCCGAGCGCACGGAACGCGCCCTGATCGCCTCGCTGCATCAGGGCCAGCAGCGGGCCGGCATTGGTACGCTGCTCGGGCTTGATCGCGCCTTCGGCCGCGCCAACGTCACCGGCCTCACGCGCTTCGGTCATCATCTCAGCCACGCGGCTTATGCCTGCTGGTCCTCGCCCTTCACGGACGCCGCTTGCCTCGTCGTCGACGGCATGGGCGAGACCGGGGCGTCGGCGATCTTCGCGCTGGAAGGCGGGCGCATCCGCGAGGTCAAGCGCCATCGCGGGCGCGAATCGATCGGCTTCTATTTCGGGCTGGTGACCGATCTTGCCGGCTTCGACCAGGCCAAGGGCGAGGAGTGGAAGATCATGGGGCTTGCGCCCTATGGCCGGACCGATGAGCGGCTGATGGCGCTGCTGCGGCGGCTCTACACAATCGAGGGCCACAAGCTCTCCTTCGCCAAGGCCGATGTCGTGCAGGCGGTGGCGGCGGAGATCCTGAGCCTTCGCCCGGCGGACGCGCTCGACAGCGGCTGGGCCGATCTTGCGCGCTGCGGGCAGGACGTTTTTGCCGAGATGATGGAGGCGCTTCTGGGGGAAACCGCGGCGCTGGTGCCGTCGCCCCACCTCGTGCTGGCCGGCGGCTGCGCGCTCAACTCCTCCTTCAACGGCAAGATCGCCGGGCGCCATGGCTTCGCTGACGTCTTCGTGCCCTCCGCTCCGGCCGATGACGGCAATGCCATTGGCGCCGCCTGGCTCAGCCACGCGCAGCGGAATCCCGACTGGCGCGCGCCGAAGGGGCCGCTCTCGCCCTATCTCGGCTCGACCGTCTCGACCGAACCGCTGGAGCGGATGCAGGCCTGGGAGCCGCGGCTGCGCAGGCTCGCGCCGGATGAGGTCGCGCCGGTGACAGCCAAGCTCCTGACCGAGGGCAAGCTGGTCGGCTGGGTGCAGGGCCGGGCGGAGTTCGGGCCGCGCGCGCTCGGCAACCGCTCGATCATCGCCGATCCGCGCCCGGCCGACGCCAAGGACATCCTCAACGCCAAGGTGAAGTACCGCGAGGCCTTCCGGCCCTTCGCGCCTTCGATCCTGGCCGAACATGCGCCCGACTGGTTCGAGCATTATCAGGACGCGCCCTATATGGAGCGCACGCTCACCTGGAAGGAGGCGGTGCGTGCGCGCGTGCCGGCTGTTGTGCATGAGGATGCGACGGGGCGGCTGCAGAGCGTCACGGCTGAGCGCAACCCGCGCTATCACGCGCTGATTTCGGCCTTCCATGAGCTCACCGGCGTGCCGGTGATCTTGAACACCTCCTTCAACATCATGGGCAAGCCGATCCTCCATACGGCGGAGGATGCGATCCTGATGTTCTACACCAGCGGACTCGATGCGCTGGTGATCGAGGACTGGCTCCTGGTGAAGTAG
- a CDS encoding DUF1902 domain-containing protein, whose amino-acid sequence MPFPGFGLRVAARKGATLEPLKFEVRRDGQDGAWYAVATDESGIVTEAPTLEALRERLKELVADLLEREGDCPIELEICDELASGCCELPPR is encoded by the coding sequence ATGCCTTTTCCCGGCTTTGGCCTCAGGGTCGCCGCCCGCAAGGGCGCGACCCTGGAGCCGCTGAAATTCGAGGTCCGTCGCGACGGGCAGGACGGCGCCTGGTATGCGGTGGCCACCGACGAGAGCGGCATCGTCACCGAGGCGCCGACGCTGGAGGCGCTGCGCGAGCGACTGAAAGAGCTCGTCGCCGACCTGCTCGAGCGCGAGGGCGACTGCCCGATCGAGCTCGAGATCTGCGACGAGCTCGCCTCCGGCTGCTGCGAGCTGCCGCCGCGCTGA
- the serA gene encoding phosphoglycerate dehydrogenase: MTAPKVLISDALSPAAVQIFKDRGIDVTFDPNLGKDKDKLAAMIGDYDGLAIRSATKATAKLLEAATRLKVIGRAGIGVDNVEIPAATARGVIVMNTPFGNSITTAEHAIAMMFALARQIPAADASTQAGKWEKNRFMGVEITGKTLGLIGAGNIGSIVADRAVGLKMRVIAYDPYLSPERAVALGVEKVELEDLLKRADFITLHVPMTAMTKNILSAEALAKTKKGVRIINCARGGLVDEAALAELLKSGHVAGAAFDVFSVEPAESNPLFGLDNVVCTPHLGAATNEAQENVALQVAEQMSDYLLKGAITNAVNFPSITAEEAPRVKPFVDLAEKLGSFLGQLTEAPVKGIRIEYEGAVASLNLKAISAAAITGVLRPFLPEINMVNSAMVAKEKGIVVEELTREIAGNLESRIKIVVEAEDMPRHAAGTVFQDGKPRIVEIRDIQVDAEFAPHMLYVRNADQAGFIGQFGSILGAAGVNVATFSLGRDKPGGDAICYVAVDEAISDELLDKIHEIPMVKRARRLKF, translated from the coding sequence ATGACAGCGCCAAAAGTCCTGATCTCCGACGCCCTCTCTCCCGCCGCCGTGCAGATCTTCAAGGATCGCGGCATCGACGTGACGTTCGATCCCAATCTCGGGAAGGACAAGGACAAGCTCGCCGCGATGATCGGCGACTATGACGGCCTCGCCATCCGCTCCGCGACCAAGGCCACCGCCAAGCTGCTGGAGGCCGCGACCAGGCTGAAGGTGATCGGTCGCGCCGGCATCGGCGTCGACAATGTCGAGATCCCCGCCGCCACGGCGCGCGGCGTGATCGTGATGAACACGCCCTTCGGCAATTCGATCACCACCGCCGAGCATGCGATTGCGATGATGTTCGCGCTCGCCCGCCAGATCCCGGCGGCGGATGCCTCGACGCAAGCCGGCAAGTGGGAGAAGAACCGCTTCATGGGCGTCGAGATCACCGGCAAGACGCTCGGGCTGATCGGCGCCGGCAATATCGGCTCCATCGTCGCCGACCGCGCGGTCGGCCTGAAGATGCGCGTCATCGCCTATGACCCCTATCTCTCACCTGAGCGCGCGGTCGCGCTCGGCGTCGAGAAGGTCGAGCTCGAGGACCTGCTCAAGCGCGCCGATTTCATCACGCTGCATGTGCCGATGACGGCGATGACCAAGAACATCCTCTCGGCCGAGGCGCTGGCGAAGACCAAGAAGGGCGTGCGCATCATCAACTGCGCCCGCGGCGGGCTGGTCGACGAGGCGGCGCTCGCCGAACTCCTGAAGTCCGGCCATGTCGCGGGCGCGGCTTTCGACGTGTTCTCGGTCGAGCCGGCGGAATCGAACCCGCTCTTCGGCCTCGACAACGTCGTCTGCACCCCCCATCTCGGCGCCGCCACCAATGAGGCGCAGGAGAATGTCGCGCTCCAGGTCGCCGAGCAGATGAGCGACTACCTGCTCAAGGGCGCCATCACCAACGCGGTGAACTTCCCCTCGATCACCGCCGAGGAGGCGCCGCGGGTGAAGCCCTTCGTCGATCTCGCCGAGAAGCTCGGCTCCTTCCTCGGCCAGCTCACCGAGGCTCCGGTCAAGGGCATCCGCATCGAGTACGAGGGCGCGGTCGCCAGCCTGAACCTGAAGGCGATCTCCGCCGCCGCCATCACCGGCGTGCTCCGGCCCTTCCTGCCCGAGATCAACATGGTCAACTCCGCCATGGTGGCCAAGGAGAAGGGCATCGTCGTCGAGGAGCTGACCCGCGAGATCGCCGGCAATCTCGAAAGCCGCATCAAGATCGTGGTCGAGGCCGAGGACATGCCGCGCCACGCCGCCGGCACGGTCTTCCAGGACGGCAAGCCGCGCATCGTCGAGATCCGCGACATCCAGGTCGATGCTGAATTCGCGCCGCACATGCTCTATGTCCGCAACGCCGACCAGGCGGGCTTCATCGGCCAGTTCGGCTCGATTTTGGGCGCCGCCGGCGTCAATGTCGCGACCTTCTCGCTCGGCCGCGACAAGCCGGGCGGCGACGCGATCTGCTATGTCGCGGTGGACGAAGCGATCTCCGACGAGCTCCTCGACAAGATCCACGAGATCCCGATGGTCAAGCGCGCCCGGCGTCTGAAGTTCTAA
- a CDS encoding phosphoserine transaminase: MANTVPAALPRVPHFSSGPCAKRPGWNLKALGDAALGRSHRAKIGKDKLKLAIDLTREVLQVPADYRIGIVPASDTGAVEMAMWSLLGARGVDMVSWESFGAGWVTDVVKQLKLADVRTFEAGYGELPNLKKVDTRNRDVVFTWNGTTSGVRVPDASWIAEDREGLTICDATSAAFAQKLDWPKLDVTTFSWQKVLGGEAAHGMIILSPRAVERLVTYKPAWPLPKIFRMTSGGKLIEGIFSGETINTPSMLAVEDYLDALHWAKKVGGLDGLVKRADGNLRVIAKFVKENDWIDFLAVKPKTRSNTSVCLTFTDPAVTALAPDAQAAFAKQVVSIIEKAGAGYDLGHYRDAPPGLRIWCGATVQSRDLKALLPWITYAFAEAKAGLGKKAA; encoded by the coding sequence ATGGCGAATACCGTTCCGGCCGCGCTTCCGCGCGTGCCGCATTTCTCGTCCGGCCCCTGCGCCAAGCGCCCAGGCTGGAACCTCAAGGCACTCGGTGACGCCGCGCTCGGCCGCTCGCACCGCGCCAAGATCGGCAAGGACAAGCTCAAGCTCGCGATCGATCTGACGCGCGAGGTGCTGCAGGTGCCGGCCGATTACCGCATCGGCATCGTGCCCGCGTCCGACACCGGCGCCGTCGAGATGGCGATGTGGTCGCTGCTCGGGGCGCGCGGCGTCGACATGGTCTCCTGGGAGAGTTTTGGCGCCGGCTGGGTCACCGATGTCGTCAAGCAGCTCAAGCTGGCCGACGTCCGCACCTTCGAGGCCGGTTATGGCGAGCTGCCGAACCTGAAGAAGGTCGACACCAGGAACCGCGACGTCGTCTTCACCTGGAACGGCACGACCTCCGGCGTGCGCGTGCCCGATGCGAGCTGGATCGCGGAGGACCGCGAGGGTCTGACGATCTGCGACGCGACCTCGGCCGCCTTCGCCCAGAAGCTCGACTGGCCCAAGCTCGATGTCACCACCTTCTCCTGGCAGAAGGTGCTGGGCGGCGAGGCGGCCCATGGCATGATCATCCTGTCGCCGCGCGCGGTCGAGCGGCTGGTGACCTACAAGCCGGCATGGCCGCTGCCGAAGATCTTCCGCATGACCTCAGGCGGCAAGCTGATCGAGGGCATCTTCTCGGGCGAGACGATCAACACGCCTTCCATGCTCGCGGTCGAGGATTATCTCGATGCGCTGCACTGGGCCAAGAAGGTCGGCGGGCTCGACGGGCTGGTGAAGCGCGCCGACGGCAACCTGCGCGTCATCGCGAAATTCGTGAAAGAGAACGACTGGATCGACTTCCTCGCCGTGAAGCCGAAGACGCGCTCGAACACGAGCGTGTGCCTGACCTTCACCGACCCGGCCGTCACCGCGCTGGCTCCGGACGCTCAAGCCGCGTTTGCCAAGCAGGTCGTCTCGATCATCGAGAAGGCCGGCGCCGGCTACGATCTCGGCCACTACCGCGACGCCCCTCCGGGCCTGCGCATCTGGTGCGGCGCAACCGTCCAGTCGCGCGACCTGAAGGCGCTGCTGCCGTGGATCACCTACGCCTTCGCCGAGGCGAAGGCCGGGTTGGGCAAGAAGGCGGCCTGA
- a CDS encoding Swt1 family HEPN domain-containing protein, translating to MSGLQIASGMSRIERQFGIDLGHLPRKERSRKTSEYEQFEASLRAESLRMSEFYEIFYCLENSIRRLVADILLEAEGPDWWESARIDEKRIKEQAALRQKKEVDSGITPRSENLIDYTTFGELSQIITDNWDLFETIFSSKTAVSNASNQLNILRGPIAHCNPTDELEQDRLNLAVRSWFRIMS from the coding sequence ATGTCCGGATTGCAGATCGCATCGGGCATGTCGCGTATTGAACGGCAGTTCGGCATCGATCTTGGACACCTACCTCGCAAGGAAAGGAGCCGGAAGACATCGGAATATGAGCAATTCGAAGCATCTCTCAGGGCTGAGTCGCTGAGAATGTCGGAATTTTATGAGATATTCTATTGTTTGGAAAATTCAATACGACGCCTAGTTGCGGATATTCTTTTGGAAGCGGAAGGGCCTGATTGGTGGGAGAGCGCCAGGATCGATGAGAAACGCATAAAGGAACAGGCCGCGCTGAGACAGAAAAAAGAAGTAGATTCTGGAATAACCCCCAGATCCGAGAACTTGATTGACTACACAACATTTGGCGAATTATCACAAATCATAACAGATAATTGGGATTTATTCGAAACAATTTTTAGCTCAAAGACCGCGGTTAGCAACGCATCTAATCAACTGAATATTCTTAGAGGGCCGATTGCGCATTGCAACCCCACTGACGAATTAGAGCAAGATCGGTTAAACTTAGCGGTTAGGTCTTGGTTTCGCATCATGTCTTAA
- a CDS encoding DUF5343 domain-containing protein: protein MAQLPYVTSPGNIDKALNGIKSAAIPDRLSQDFVKTILKIPGGSGDQMTSYLKKSRVREPRRNPK, encoded by the coding sequence ATGGCACAGCTTCCTTATGTGACTTCCCCCGGGAATATCGACAAAGCTTTGAATGGGATCAAATCCGCGGCAATTCCAGACCGTTTAAGTCAAGATTTTGTCAAAACAATACTGAAGATCCCCGGAGGGTCCGGGGATCAAATGACAAGCTATCTCAAAAAAAGTCGGGTTCGCGAACCTCGACGGAACCCCAAGTGA
- a CDS encoding DUF559 domain-containing protein translates to MTSEQRRFARRLRRQSTEPEDILWSLLRNRRLDGLKFRRQVPLLGYTLDFVCIDRRLIVEVDGRQHGWEAGYDAERTSEIERFGFTVIRFRNAEIIDDRDAVLAAIRKAASG, encoded by the coding sequence ATGACGTCCGAACAGCGCCGATTCGCGAGACGGCTCCGACGGCAATCCACCGAGCCCGAGGACATCCTGTGGTCGCTGCTGCGCAACCGCCGTCTCGATGGGCTCAAGTTCCGCCGGCAGGTTCCGCTTCTGGGCTACACCCTCGATTTCGTCTGCATCGACCGCAGGCTGATCGTCGAGGTAGATGGACGCCAGCATGGCTGGGAAGCGGGCTATGACGCCGAGCGGACGTCCGAGATCGAGCGCTTTGGCTTCACCGTGATCAGGTTTCGGAATGCCGAGATCATCGATGACCGGGATGCCGTTTTGGCTGCGATCCGCAAGGCGGCCAGCGGCTAG
- a CDS encoding RbsD/FucU domain-containing protein, which produces MLKTLDPVLSADLLWILAAMGHGDDLALVDANHPAETIAAATTSGRLVRLPGLSMERAARAILSVLPIDDFEPEPLRRMEVVGDAAAIPAVQAAVQSEIDAALGAPTPLAGIERFAFYEAARRAFAVVQVGDPRPYGCFLLRKGVIAGQPG; this is translated from the coding sequence ATGCTGAAGACCCTCGACCCCGTCCTCTCCGCCGATCTGCTCTGGATCCTCGCCGCGATGGGCCATGGCGACGATCTCGCGCTGGTCGATGCCAACCACCCGGCGGAAACCATCGCGGCTGCCACCACCAGCGGCCGGCTCGTTCGCCTGCCGGGGCTGAGCATGGAGCGGGCGGCCCGGGCCATCCTCTCCGTGCTGCCGATCGACGATTTCGAGCCCGAACCGCTACGGCGCATGGAGGTCGTCGGCGATGCCGCCGCGATTCCCGCCGTGCAGGCGGCGGTGCAAAGCGAGATCGATGCGGCGCTCGGGGCGCCCACGCCACTCGCCGGCATCGAGCGCTTCGCCTTCTACGAGGCGGCGCGGCGCGCCTTTGCCGTCGTCCAGGTCGGCGACCCCCGCCCCTATGGCTGCTTCCTGCTGCGCAAGGGCGTCATCGCTGGCCAGCCGGGGTGA
- a CDS encoding amidohydrolase family protein — translation MTALRIDAHQHLWQIARGDYGWLTPALGPIHRDFTPDDLAPLLARHDIDRTILVQAAPTEAETRYLLAIAQRTPFIAGVVGWADFEAPDAPARIAALAADPLLVGLRPMAQDIPDLAFLARPALAPALAAMVAHGLVFDALIKTPHIPATLAMLAREPRLTVVIDHGAKPDLVAGDLGAWREGIKALAAHPGTFCKLSGLVTEAGPDWSLETLRPVVAHLLATFGPDRLIFGSDWPVVTLRAPYERWFDAAQTLLDGCSEDERAAIFGGTAQRVYCARRGRL, via the coding sequence ATGACCGCGCTTCGCATCGACGCCCACCAGCATCTCTGGCAGATCGCGCGCGGCGACTATGGCTGGCTGACGCCCGCGCTGGGCCCGATCCATCGCGACTTCACGCCCGACGACCTCGCCCCCCTGCTCGCCCGCCACGACATCGACCGGACGATCCTCGTCCAGGCCGCGCCGACCGAAGCCGAGACGCGCTATCTCCTCGCCATCGCGCAGCGCACGCCCTTCATCGCCGGCGTCGTCGGCTGGGCGGATTTCGAAGCCCCCGACGCGCCCGCCCGCATCGCCGCGCTGGCCGCCGATCCGCTGCTGGTCGGCCTGCGCCCGATGGCGCAGGACATCCCCGACCTCGCCTTTCTCGCGCGGCCCGCACTCGCCCCGGCCTTGGCCGCGATGGTCGCCCACGGCCTCGTTTTTGACGCCCTGATCAAGACGCCGCATATCCCCGCCACGCTCGCCATGCTCGCCCGCGAGCCGCGGCTCACCGTCGTCATCGACCACGGCGCCAAGCCCGATCTCGTCGCGGGCGATCTCGGCGCCTGGCGCGAGGGCATCAAAGCGCTTGCCGCCCATCCCGGCACATTCTGCAAGCTCTCCGGCCTCGTCACCGAAGCGGGGCCGGACTGGAGCCTCGAGACGCTGCGCCCGGTCGTCGCGCATCTGCTGGCGACTTTCGGCCCGGACCGCCTGATCTTCGGCAGCGACTGGCCGGTGGTGACGCTGCGCGCGCCTTACGAGCGCTGGTTCGACGCCGCGCAGACCCTGCTCGACGGCTGCAGCGAGGACGAGCGCGCCGCGATCTTCGGCGGCACAGCGCAACGCGTCTATTGCGCCCGGCGCGGGCGGCTGTGA
- a CDS encoding aldo/keto reductase: MPPASALAPRLLGRSRLPVSTLGFGGAPLGDLYAHLDEAQAVATVEAAITGGVTLFDTSPLYGHGLSEHRIGAALRRVPRDGLMLSTKVGRVAEPFAGRGDGSGYRGGLPHGMRFDYSYDGAMRSLEQSALRLGVDHIDIVLIHDVDVWTHGAAMIEQRFGEAMNGAYRALETLRASGAVKAIGVGVNEADMCERFARAGDFDTMLLAGRYSLLEQPALASFMPLALEKGIGLMLGGVFNSGILATGPVPGARYNYNPAPPEILARVAAIEAVCTRHGVPLRRAALQFPLGHAAVASLVMGAVSPAEVADQIAELSQPVPAALWADLKAEGLLAADVPVPQ, encoded by the coding sequence ATGCCGCCCGCCTCTGCCCTCGCGCCGCGCCTGCTCGGCCGCAGCCGCCTGCCCGTCTCGACGCTCGGTTTCGGCGGGGCGCCGCTGGGTGATCTCTATGCCCATCTCGACGAGGCGCAGGCGGTTGCCACCGTCGAGGCCGCGATCACGGGCGGCGTCACCCTGTTCGACACCTCCCCGCTCTATGGCCACGGCCTCTCCGAGCATCGCATCGGCGCGGCGCTGCGGCGGGTGCCGCGCGACGGGCTCATGCTCTCGACCAAGGTCGGTCGCGTCGCGGAGCCTTTTGCGGGGCGCGGCGACGGCTCGGGTTATCGTGGCGGCCTGCCGCACGGAATGCGCTTCGATTACTCCTATGACGGCGCAATGCGATCACTCGAGCAGTCGGCGCTGCGGCTGGGCGTCGACCACATCGACATCGTCCTGATCCACGATGTCGATGTCTGGACGCATGGCGCGGCAATGATCGAGCAGCGCTTCGGCGAGGCCATGAACGGCGCCTATCGCGCGCTCGAAACCCTGCGCGCCAGCGGCGCCGTCAAGGCGATCGGCGTCGGCGTCAACGAGGCCGATATGTGCGAGCGCTTCGCCCGCGCGGGCGACTTCGACACCATGCTGCTGGCGGGGCGCTACTCCCTGCTGGAACAGCCGGCGCTGGCTTCCTTCATGCCGCTGGCGCTTGAAAAGGGCATCGGCCTGATGCTCGGCGGCGTCTTCAACTCCGGCATCCTCGCCACCGGCCCGGTCCCCGGCGCGCGCTACAACTACAATCCCGCCCCGCCCGAGATCCTCGCCCGCGTCGCCGCGATCGAGGCCGTCTGCACCCGCCATGGCGTGCCCTTGCGCCGCGCCGCGCTGCAGTTCCCGCTCGGCCACGCCGCGGTGGCGAGCCTCGTCATGGGCGCGGTCTCGCCCGCCGAGGTCGCCGACCAGATCGCCGAGCTGTCGCAGCCCGTCCCGGCCGCGCTCTGGGCAGACCTTAAGGCGGAAGGCCTGCTCGCCGCCGATGTCCCGGTGCCCCAATGA
- a CDS encoding sugar ABC transporter substrate-binding protein yields the protein MSDLFLKPSRRALMRGTAAFAAAGAIGSPLVLREARAQAAFNWKRFSGTTIDVLLVKNPRSDLMQAAEKEFTELTGIKVSAEQVPEQQQRQKAVIEFASGKPSFDVSGISLHVQKRMAAKGKWFEDLTPYIKDASLTSPDFNFEDFGAGPVAYARQADGSLDTIPFFVDYWMVYYNKELFAAKGVEYPKTMDEMATVAAKLHDPAKGIAGFVSRGLKNANVPVWASLLLGQGIETTSPEGKLLTDTPEAAWAGELYKKLNKDSGPVGQVGFNWNECQTTFMQGRAAMWLDGIGFATPLEDPSKSRIVGKVGYGITPPGPKAHHAGMFADGMGISRGSQKKQAAWLYLQFMTSKAQQVAMLKAGAGAPGRASAYLDTDTIAQSKFGKQYFDCLLGSAKVARAALPQIVPVTEFRDVFGVALTNALGGADVAAELKKATETFAPVLAKSEQG from the coding sequence ATGAGCGATCTGTTTCTGAAGCCGAGCCGTCGCGCGCTGATGCGCGGCACCGCTGCCTTCGCCGCTGCGGGCGCGATCGGCTCTCCGCTGGTGCTGCGCGAGGCGCGGGCCCAGGCGGCTTTCAACTGGAAGCGCTTCTCGGGCACGACGATCGACGTGCTCCTGGTGAAGAACCCGCGCTCGGATCTGATGCAGGCCGCCGAGAAGGAGTTCACCGAGCTCACCGGCATCAAGGTCTCGGCTGAGCAGGTGCCCGAGCAGCAGCAGCGGCAGAAGGCGGTGATCGAGTTCGCCTCGGGCAAGCCGAGCTTCGACGTGTCGGGTATCTCGCTGCATGTGCAGAAGCGTATGGCCGCCAAGGGCAAGTGGTTCGAGGATCTGACGCCCTATATCAAGGACGCCTCGCTGACCTCGCCCGATTTCAATTTCGAGGATTTCGGCGCCGGCCCCGTCGCCTATGCGCGGCAGGCCGACGGCTCGCTCGATACCATCCCGTTCTTCGTCGATTACTGGATGGTCTACTACAACAAGGAGCTCTTCGCCGCGAAGGGCGTCGAATACCCCAAGACCATGGACGAGATGGCGACGGTCGCGGCCAAGCTGCACGACCCCGCCAAGGGCATCGCCGGCTTCGTCTCGCGGGGCCTCAAGAACGCCAACGTGCCGGTCTGGGCGAGCCTGCTGCTCGGGCAGGGCATCGAGACGACCTCGCCCGAGGGCAAGCTGCTGACGGACACGCCCGAGGCGGCCTGGGCCGGCGAGCTCTACAAGAAGCTCAACAAGGACTCAGGTCCCGTCGGCCAGGTCGGCTTCAACTGGAACGAGTGCCAGACCACCTTCATGCAGGGCCGGGCCGCGATGTGGCTCGACGGCATCGGCTTCGCCACACCGCTCGAGGATCCCTCGAAGTCGCGCATCGTCGGCAAGGTCGGCTACGGCATCACGCCGCCGGGGCCGAAGGCGCATCACGCCGGCATGTTCGCCGACGGCATGGGCATCTCGCGCGGCTCGCAGAAGAAGCAGGCGGCCTGGCTCTATCTCCAGTTCATGACCAGCAAGGCGCAGCAGGTCGCGATGCTGAAGGCCGGCGCCGGCGCGCCCGGCCGTGCCTCGGCCTATCTCGATACGGACACCATCGCCCAGTCGAAATTCGGCAAGCAATATTTCGACTGCCTGCTCGGTTCGGCCAAGGTCGCGCGCGCGGCGCTGCCGCAGATCGTGCCGGTGACGGAGTTCCGCGACGTCTTCGGCGTGGCGCTGACCAATGCGCTCGGCGGTGCCGACGTGGCGGCCGAGCTGAAGAAGGCGACCGAGACCTTCGCGCCCGTGCTCGCCAAGAGCGAGCAGGGCTGA